The proteins below come from a single Bubalus kerabau isolate K-KA32 ecotype Philippines breed swamp buffalo chromosome 19, PCC_UOA_SB_1v2, whole genome shotgun sequence genomic window:
- the ELL3 gene encoding RNA polymerase II elongation factor ELL3 isoform X2 gives MEEPQELLSGKLRLCFTPAARTSLLLLRLNDAALRALQECHRQQVRPVIAFQGNRGYLRLPGPHWSCLFSFIVSQCGQEGPGGPGLDLVCQRLGRSGPNRLHCLGPLRERLTIWAAMDSIPAPSSLQRHNRTEDARDRESWQHVGDYPEGDTILQSQMALEEVPDPLASSQGQSLPGSSREHMAQWEVRNQTLLPNRDPDRALPPSASQKHVDKKRPAPAAMVELKQKRLRTLAPSPLQGLPSQDLQEEDWEQEDKDEDMGPRLEHSPSVQADSESPSPEEVPDYLLQYRAIHSAEQQRAYEQDFETDYAEYRILHARVAAASQRFIELAAEMNNVQRGTPEHKVLEEKIVQEYKKFRKRYPGYREEKRRCEYLHQKLSHIKGLILEFEEKNRGS, from the exons ATGGAGGAACCCCAGGAGCTTCTAAGTGGGAAGCTCCGGCTCTGCTTCACCCCGGCTGCCCGGACCAGCCTCCTACTGCTCAGGCTCAACGACGCAGCGCTGCGAGCGCTGCAAGAGTGTCATCGGCAACAG GTTCGGCCAGTGATTGCTTTCCAAGGCAACCGAGGG TACCTGAGGCTCCCAGGTCCCCACTGGTCCTGCCTCTTTTCCTTCATAGTGTCTCAGTGTGGCCAGGAgggccctggtggtccaggtttGGACCTTGTGTGCCAGCGCCTAGGCAG GTCTGGGCCTAACCGCCTCCACTGCCTGGGTCCACTCAGGGAGCGCCTCACGATTTGGGCAGCTATGGATTCTATCCCAGCTCCATCTTCACTTCAGAGACACAACCGGACTGAAGATGCCAGGGACCGTGAGAGCTGGCAGCATGTGGGAGACTATCCTGAAGGAGACACAATTTTACAGTCACAGATGGCACTAGAAGAG GTGCCAGATCCACTGGCAAGCAGCCAAGGACAGTCACTCCCAGGATCCTCGAGGGAACACATGGCACAGTGGGAAGTGAG GAACCAGACTCTTCTTCCAAACAGAGATCCTGATCGGGCATTGCCTCCCTCTGCCAGCCAGAAACACGTGGACAAG AAACGTCCAGCGCCTGCAGCTATGgtagaattaaaacaaaagaggCTCAGAACTCTAGCTCCAAGTCCCCTACAAGGACTGCCCAGTCAGGACTTACAGGAGGAAGATTGGGAGCAAGAAGATAAAGATGAAGACATGGGTCCCAGGCTGGAGCACAGTCCCTCAGTTCAAGCAG ATTCTGAATCCCCAAGCCCTGAAGAAGTACCAGATTACCTCCT GCAATACAGGGCCATCCACAGTGCAGAACAGCAACGTGCCTATGAGCAGGACTTTGAGACAGATTATGCCGAATACCGCATCCTGCATGCTCGCGTTGCGGCTGCAAGCCAGAGGTTCATAGAGCTGGCAGCTGAGATGAACAATGTTCAGCGTGGAACTCCAGAACACAAG GTGCTGGAAGAAAAGATAGTCCAGGAATATAAAAAGTTCAGGAAG CGGTACCCAGGTTACAGGGAAGAGAAGCGCCGCTGTGAGTACTTGCATCAGAAACTGTCCCACATCAAAGGTCTCATCTTGGAGTTTGAGGAAAAGAACAGGGGCAGCTGA
- the ELL3 gene encoding RNA polymerase II elongation factor ELL3 isoform X1, protein MGEIGAAGVGPKRLQLRRLRRLNLLRNSGSAAPRVLTSPMGPIFSLPLAQGGTALVGEEELTFMGFTVSFHPQYLRLPGPHWSCLFSFIVSQCGQEGPGGPGLDLVCQRLGRSGPNRLHCLGPLRERLTIWAAMDSIPAPSSLQRHNRTEDARDRESWQHVGDYPEGDTILQSQMALEEVPDPLASSQGQSLPGSSREHMAQWEVRNQTLLPNRDPDRALPPSASQKHVDKKRPAPAAMVELKQKRLRTLAPSPLQGLPSQDLQEEDWEQEDKDEDMGPRLEHSPSVQADSESPSPEEVPDYLLQYRAIHSAEQQRAYEQDFETDYAEYRILHARVAAASQRFIELAAEMNNVQRGTPEHKVLEEKIVQEYKKFRKRYPGYREEKRRCEYLHQKLSHIKGLILEFEEKNRGS, encoded by the exons ATGGGGGAAATCGGGGCTGCTGGGGTTGGTCCCAAGAGGCTGCAGTTGAGGAGACTGCGGCGACTTAACCTCCTGAGGAACTCAGGCTCAGCTGCACCTCGTGTGCTAACGAGCCCCATGGGACCCATCTTCAGTCTTCCGCTGGCTCAGGGAGGAACAGCATTGGTTGGGGAGGAGGAACTGACTTTCATGGGGTTTACTGTCTCCTTTCACCCACAGTACCTGAGGCTCCCAGGTCCCCACTGGTCCTGCCTCTTTTCCTTCATAGTGTCTCAGTGTGGCCAGGAgggccctggtggtccaggtttGGACCTTGTGTGCCAGCGCCTAGGCAG GTCTGGGCCTAACCGCCTCCACTGCCTGGGTCCACTCAGGGAGCGCCTCACGATTTGGGCAGCTATGGATTCTATCCCAGCTCCATCTTCACTTCAGAGACACAACCGGACTGAAGATGCCAGGGACCGTGAGAGCTGGCAGCATGTGGGAGACTATCCTGAAGGAGACACAATTTTACAGTCACAGATGGCACTAGAAGAG GTGCCAGATCCACTGGCAAGCAGCCAAGGACAGTCACTCCCAGGATCCTCGAGGGAACACATGGCACAGTGGGAAGTGAG GAACCAGACTCTTCTTCCAAACAGAGATCCTGATCGGGCATTGCCTCCCTCTGCCAGCCAGAAACACGTGGACAAG AAACGTCCAGCGCCTGCAGCTATGgtagaattaaaacaaaagaggCTCAGAACTCTAGCTCCAAGTCCCCTACAAGGACTGCCCAGTCAGGACTTACAGGAGGAAGATTGGGAGCAAGAAGATAAAGATGAAGACATGGGTCCCAGGCTGGAGCACAGTCCCTCAGTTCAAGCAG ATTCTGAATCCCCAAGCCCTGAAGAAGTACCAGATTACCTCCT GCAATACAGGGCCATCCACAGTGCAGAACAGCAACGTGCCTATGAGCAGGACTTTGAGACAGATTATGCCGAATACCGCATCCTGCATGCTCGCGTTGCGGCTGCAAGCCAGAGGTTCATAGAGCTGGCAGCTGAGATGAACAATGTTCAGCGTGGAACTCCAGAACACAAG GTGCTGGAAGAAAAGATAGTCCAGGAATATAAAAAGTTCAGGAAG CGGTACCCAGGTTACAGGGAAGAGAAGCGCCGCTGTGAGTACTTGCATCAGAAACTGTCCCACATCAAAGGTCTCATCTTGGAGTTTGAGGAAAAGAACAGGGGCAGCTGA